A genome region from Hevea brasiliensis isolate MT/VB/25A 57/8 chromosome 7, ASM3005281v1, whole genome shotgun sequence includes the following:
- the LOC110658822 gene encoding peroxidase 27-like — MAIQKLLSLLFSQLVLFLLFLDLTNSQGLQVGVQVGLGLTTSQGLQLGFYSQTCPNAESTIHDMVQQFISSDRTLAAPLLRLHFHDCFVRGCDGSVLLNSTSTNQAEKDAVPNQTLRGFNVIDAIKSAVEKECPGVVSCADIVALAARDSVAMVGGPSWVVATGRRDGTVSRASEALAQLPSPFANINQLKQNFSAKGLSVKDLVVLSGAHTIGIGHCFVIINRLYNFTGKGDTDPSLDPAYAAQLKTICKPGDNTTVVEMDPGSSTLFDADYYNVVATRRGLFQSDAALLNDIQTRVYVTLQSSTNGITFAQDFAQSMVKLGNIGVLTGNQGEIRKQCAVVN, encoded by the exons ATGGCTATTCAAAAGCTTCTTTCACTTCTCTTTTCTCAACTGGTTCTCTTCCTCCTGTTTCTAGACCTAACTAATTCGCAAGGATTACAAGTTGGGGTACAGGTTGGGTTAGGCTTAACTACTTCTCAAGGGTTACAACTCGGTTTCTATAGCCAGACATGCCCAAATGCAGAGAGTACTATCCATGATATGGTTCAACAATTCATTTCCAGTGATCGAACACTTGCTGCTCCTTTACTAAGACTGCATTTTCATGATTGTTTCGTTAGG GGATGTGATGGTTCTGTGCTATTAAATTCTACAAGCACCAATCAAGCTGAGAAAGATGCGGTCCCCAACCAGACCTTGAGAGGTTTCAATGTGATTGACGCTATAAAATCTGCAGTGGAAAAGGAATGTCCTGGTGTGGTTTCTTGTGCTGATATTGTGGCCTTGGCAGCTCGAGATTCAGTTGCGATG gTTGGTGGACCATCTTGGGTTGTTGCCACTGGACGTAGAGATGGAACGGTCTCTCGTGCTTCAGAGGCTTTAGCACAGTTACCGTCTCCTTTCGCCAATATAAACCAACTAAAGCAAAACTTTAGTGCAAAGGGCTTAAGCGTGAAGGACCTAGTGGTTCTATCAG GAGCACACACCATTGGAATTGGACATTGCTTTGTAATCATTAACCGCCTGTACAATTTCACTGGGAAAGGCGACACAGACCCCTCGTTGGACCCAGCATACGCAGCTCAGTTGAAGACTATATGTAAGCCTGGAGACAACACCACTGTTGTGGAGATGGACCCTGGAAGCTCCACGTTATTCGATGCCGATTACTACAATGTTGTAGCTACAAGAAGAGGGCTGTTCCAATCTGATGCAGCTCTGCTCAATGATATCCAAACAAGAGTTTATGTCACACTTCAGTCTTCAACAAATGGAATCACTTTCGCACAAGATTTTGCTCAGTCAATGGTGAAACTAGGCAACATTGGAGTCCTCACCGGCAACCAAGGTGAAATCAGGAAACAGTGTGCAGTAGTaaactaa